One Salarias fasciatus chromosome 22, fSalaFa1.1, whole genome shotgun sequence DNA segment encodes these proteins:
- the tmem268 gene encoding transmembrane protein 268 — protein MEDDPEAHHPTEEDTGVDVQSRQTKAEPDSSSSNTASWLNGQCVLAMPSRSMFNPTFDLSLCRTVLERDGFQIPVADMEAPLRAALEVPAVRRYMVFNSAIFHFIMAPVLYMVVWCAVFSTLHLYIAVSDYWVLCLSVSLVSIFLTSAIIFILHRSNKEINLNLDVRLVQVNERMAKHKLLVGVADWVQNCTGSMKLYFVYWDMSQCLRALTETLEEQSFTSSDIQKKMKKKMSHLVLVSEVGGQEEPQEQQEEQEEQEEGGEEEQRPLLRNQDAGCSTTSSQRGNSEVTTSYSLVPDVTLPAQERAFQLLMTYSAAYVKLLVSERLPGQSHHHLPLQGNHCSTAPLCLCQYLKKKILQ, from the exons ATGGAGGACGACCCCGAAGCTCACCACCCGACGGAGGAGGACACTGGGGTGGATgttcagagcagacagactAAAGCTGAgccggacagcagcagcagcaacacagccaGCTGGTTGAATG GTCAGTGCGTTCTGGCCATGCCGAGTCGGTCCATGTTCAACCCGACCTTCGATCTGTCTCTGTGCCGCACCGTACTGGAGCGAGACGGCTTTCAG ATTCCCGTGGCGGACATGGAGGCTCCCCTGAGGGCGGCTCTGGAGGTCCCGGCCGTCAGGAGATACATGGTTTTCAACTCGGCCATCTTTCACTTCATCATGGCTCCG GTGCTGTATATGGTGGTGTGGTGCGCCGTcttctccaccctccacctctaCATCGCCGTCAGTGACTACTGGgtcctctgtctgtccgtcaGCCTCGTCTCCATCTTCCTCACCTCcgccatcatcttcatcctccaccGCAGCAACAAGGAG ATCAACCTGAATTTAGATGTGCGGTTAGTCCAGGTGAACGAGAGGATGGCGAAACACAAGCTGCTGGTGGGAGTGGCCGACTGGGTGCAGAACTGCACTGGAAGCATGAAG ttgTACTTTGTTTATTGGGACATGTCGCAGTGTTTGAGGGCGCTGACTGAAACTTTAGAGGAGCAGAGCTTCACCTCGTCCGACATCCAG aaaaaaatgaagaagaaaatgtcaCACCTGGTCCTGGTGAGTGAGGTCGGTGGACAGGAGGAgccgcaggagcagcaggaggagcaggaggagcaggaggagggcggcGAGGAGGAACAGAGACCCCTGCTGAGAAACCAGGACGCAGGCTGCAGTACCACGTCCAGCCAGCGGGGGAACTCCGAAGTCACCACCAGCTACAGCCTCGTCCCTGATGTGACTTTACCTGCTCAG GAAAGAGCGTTCCAGCTTCTGATGACCTACAGCGCAGCGTACGTGAAGCTGCTGGTGTCGGAGAGGCTGCCCGGACAGTCACACCACCATCTGCCCCTCCAGgggaaccactgctccaccgcgccgctctgcctCTGCCAGTACCTCAAGAAGAAGATCCTCCAGTGA